From the genome of Verrucomicrobiia bacterium, one region includes:
- a CDS encoding ATP-dependent Clp protease ATP-binding subunit codes for MSEEAMNNFTPRAQQVLALARKEADRFNHNFVGTEHLLLGLIKLGQGVAVNVLEKMGLDLDTVRMEVEKQVGTGPDQKMIGNIPYTPRVKKVLALASKEAKALNHTYVGTEHILLGLLREGDGVAARVLKNLEVDIEQTRQEILKELDPNFTGQDESGLGEESEKSALTTGGAPEKKGEVKTPALKAFGRDLTEIARKGDMDPVIGRKDEIERVIQILCRRTKNNPVLLGEAGVGKTAIVEGLAQEIARGNVPEILRDKRVVTLDLALMVAGTKYRGQFEERIKAVMDEIRRAKNIILFIDELHTIVGAGSAEGTMDASNIIKPALSRGELQCVGATTLNEYRKYIEKDAALERRFQSVKVEAPSVEDAVEILKGLKPKYEDHHKAEFTEDAVTAAVKLSDRYITDRFLPDKAIDVLDEAGSRARISTMTRPPEVKHIETEIEALKNQKEKAIKNQDFEGAAKVRDQEKQAKEKLEKILTDWRTAREEKRVVVDEEDILTVVSKWTGIPLKRMGQDEMARLLAVEDEMEKVVIGQREGVSAICKALRRSRADLKDPRRPIGTFLLLGPTGVGKTLLARTLAEQMFGDGKSLIQLDMSEYMEKFNVSRLVGSPPGYVGYEEGGQLTEQVRRKPYSVVLFDEIEKAHPDVWNMLLQILEEGKLTDSLGRIVNFRNTIILMTSNVGSDTIKRGATLGFSPVSDEFTYEKMRERILDESKKVFRPEFLNRLDDVIVFRTLTRPDLIQILELEISKVAKRLKGKNLKIELDDPAKNFLVEKGYDPQYGARPMRRAVERYLEDPLAEEILRGHLHEGDPIQVSSDKEKLTFNQSAPTAGALSS; via the coding sequence ATGAGCGAAGAAGCCATGAACAATTTCACCCCGCGCGCGCAACAGGTCTTGGCCCTCGCCCGCAAAGAGGCGGATCGGTTCAACCATAACTTTGTCGGCACGGAACACCTGTTGCTGGGCTTGATCAAGTTGGGGCAGGGCGTGGCGGTCAACGTACTGGAGAAGATGGGACTTGATCTGGATACGGTGCGCATGGAGGTCGAGAAACAGGTGGGGACCGGACCGGATCAAAAAATGATCGGGAACATTCCCTATACACCTCGCGTAAAAAAAGTGCTGGCTCTGGCCTCAAAGGAAGCCAAGGCGCTGAACCATACCTACGTCGGCACGGAACATATTTTACTCGGATTATTGCGCGAGGGTGATGGCGTCGCGGCTCGTGTGCTCAAGAATCTCGAGGTGGATATTGAACAAACCCGCCAGGAGATTTTGAAGGAGTTGGATCCGAATTTCACCGGCCAGGATGAATCCGGTCTCGGCGAGGAATCGGAAAAATCTGCGCTGACCACGGGCGGCGCTCCGGAAAAGAAGGGCGAAGTCAAGACGCCCGCGCTCAAGGCGTTCGGGCGCGATTTGACGGAAATCGCCCGCAAGGGCGACATGGATCCGGTCATCGGCCGAAAGGACGAAATTGAGCGCGTGATCCAGATTCTTTGCCGCCGCACCAAGAACAATCCGGTTTTATTGGGAGAAGCTGGCGTGGGCAAGACCGCCATCGTGGAAGGATTGGCGCAGGAAATTGCGCGGGGTAACGTGCCGGAAATTTTACGGGATAAACGGGTGGTGACGCTGGACCTCGCGTTAATGGTCGCCGGCACAAAATATCGCGGCCAGTTCGAGGAGCGCATCAAGGCGGTCATGGACGAAATTCGTCGCGCCAAAAACATCATTCTGTTCATTGACGAATTGCACACAATCGTGGGCGCCGGCTCGGCGGAAGGCACGATGGATGCCTCGAACATCATCAAACCGGCCTTGAGCCGTGGCGAGCTGCAATGCGTCGGAGCCACGACGTTGAACGAGTATCGCAAGTACATCGAGAAGGATGCGGCGTTGGAACGACGCTTCCAATCGGTCAAAGTGGAAGCGCCCTCGGTGGAGGACGCGGTCGAAATTCTGAAAGGTCTGAAGCCGAAGTACGAAGACCATCACAAAGCCGAATTCACGGAGGACGCAGTGACCGCGGCGGTCAAACTTTCCGACCGTTACATCACTGATCGCTTTTTGCCGGACAAGGCCATTGACGTTCTCGACGAGGCCGGCTCGCGCGCGCGCATCAGCACCATGACGCGTCCGCCCGAGGTGAAACATATCGAAACCGAGATCGAAGCCCTCAAGAACCAAAAAGAAAAGGCGATCAAGAATCAGGATTTTGAAGGCGCGGCCAAGGTGCGGGACCAGGAAAAGCAGGCCAAGGAAAAGCTCGAAAAAATTTTGACCGACTGGCGCACGGCGCGGGAAGAGAAACGGGTGGTCGTGGATGAGGAAGACATCTTGACGGTGGTTTCCAAGTGGACTGGCATTCCGTTGAAACGCATGGGCCAGGATGAAATGGCGCGGCTGCTGGCTGTGGAAGACGAGATGGAGAAGGTGGTGATCGGTCAGCGGGAAGGCGTTTCGGCGATTTGCAAAGCGCTCCGCCGTTCACGGGCCGATTTGAAGGACCCGCGCCGACCCATTGGCACGTTCCTGTTGCTGGGACCGACCGGCGTGGGGAAAACATTGCTTGCGCGCACGTTGGCCGAACAGATGTTTGGCGACGGCAAATCCCTCATTCAACTCGACATGAGTGAATACATGGAGAAGTTCAACGTGTCGCGACTGGTTGGTTCGCCTCCGGGTTATGTTGGATATGAGGAAGGCGGTCAGTTAACCGAACAAGTGCGGCGCAAACCGTACTCTGTGGTGTTGTTTGATGAAATTGAAAAAGCGCACCCGGATGTGTGGAACATGCTGTTGCAGATTTTGGAGGAAGGGAAACTGACCGACAGCCTGGGGCGCATTGTCAATTTCCGCAATACGATCATTCTCATGACGTCGAACGTCGGTTCGGACACGATCAAGCGCGGGGCAACGCTGGGCTTCTCACCGGTTTCCGATGAGTTCACGTACGAAAAGATGCGGGAACGCATTCTGGACGAATCCAAGAAGGTTTTCCGACCGGAGTTCCTGAATCGTTTGGACGATGTGATTGTGTTCCGCACGTTGACGCGTCCGGACTTGATTCAAATTCTCGAGCTGGAAATCAGCAAGGTGGCGAAGCGATTGAAAGGGAAGAACCTGAAAATCGAATTGGACGACCCGGCCAAAAATTTCCTGGTGGAGAAAGGTTACGATCCGCAATACGGCGCGCGGCCCATGCGGCGGGCGGTCGAGCGTTATCTCGAAGACCCGTTGGCCGAGGAGATTTTGCGCGGG
- a CDS encoding protein arginine kinase, giving the protein MNLDEFLEPASKSVHRKGPHDRIVLSSRVRLARNIRDGAFPGWAKKPERMRVLEIIRPAIESLPEMKGAFSETMDNLAPLDKQILVERHLVSREHAAKSAGSGLVINVGETLAVMINEEDHLRIQALHPGLQIRQAWQLVDRLDSELEEKLDYAFSNQLGYLTACPTNLGTGIRVSAMLHLPGLVLAEQINPIITSVNKLGLAVRGLYGEGTEALGNIFQVSNQMTLGESETDIVERLEKVLAQIIEHEENARATLLERKAKMVYNHIGRAYGILANAHSISSKETMNLLSLMRLGVELRLFPSSAGLIVDELFILTQPAHLQKSHADKLSAEARDLLRADMLREQLKPVNRPVIKSGGANGAGLDKNEKA; this is encoded by the coding sequence ATGAACCTCGACGAGTTTTTAGAGCCAGCCTCGAAAAGCGTCCACCGCAAAGGGCCGCACGACCGGATTGTGTTGTCGAGTCGCGTGCGGCTGGCGCGGAACATTCGGGACGGGGCGTTCCCGGGTTGGGCCAAAAAGCCCGAGCGGATGCGCGTGTTGGAAATCATCCGGCCGGCGATTGAAAGTCTCCCCGAGATGAAGGGCGCGTTTTCCGAAACCATGGACAACCTCGCGCCGCTGGATAAGCAGATTCTGGTGGAGCGGCATCTGGTCAGTCGCGAACACGCCGCCAAGAGCGCCGGGAGCGGGTTGGTGATCAATGTTGGCGAAACCCTGGCGGTCATGATCAACGAAGAGGATCATCTCCGGATTCAGGCGCTGCATCCGGGCTTGCAAATCCGGCAGGCGTGGCAGTTGGTGGACCGATTGGATTCTGAACTGGAAGAGAAGCTGGATTACGCGTTCAGCAACCAACTGGGTTATCTCACCGCCTGTCCAACCAATCTGGGCACGGGAATCCGCGTCAGCGCAATGTTGCATCTGCCGGGATTGGTGCTCGCCGAGCAGATCAATCCGATCATTACCTCGGTGAACAAATTGGGTCTGGCCGTCCGCGGATTGTACGGTGAAGGCACGGAGGCGCTGGGCAATATTTTTCAGGTTTCCAATCAGATGACGCTGGGCGAGTCGGAAACGGACATTGTCGAACGGTTGGAAAAAGTGTTGGCGCAGATTATCGAGCACGAGGAAAACGCGCGGGCAACATTGCTCGAGCGGAAGGCCAAGATGGTCTATAACCACATCGGTCGCGCCTATGGCATTCTGGCCAATGCGCACAGTATTTCCTCAAAAGAAACCATGAATCTGCTGTCGCTGATGCGGTTGGGCGTGGAGTTGCGATTGTTTCCAAGCAGTGCCGGCTTGATCGTGGATGAGTTGTTCATTTTGACGCAACCCGCCCATTTGCAAAAGTCCCATGCGGACAAGCTTTCTGCCGAGGCACGTGACCTGCTTCGAGCGGACATGCTGCGCGAGCAATTGAAACCCGTGAATCGGCCGGTCATCAAGTCAGGCGGGGCAAACGGCGCGGGATTGGACAAGAACGAGAAAGCATAA
- a CDS encoding UvrB/UvrC motif-containing protein → MLCHICKEKTATVHLTQITGDKMHKIDLCEECAKEKGVNDPSGFSLADLLLGLGASQELEQAAGGATLKCPKCGFTQADFKKSGRLGCPECYQTFAEGLEMLIKSTQKRTQHKGKVPERLRAQRNFELQLASLQKKLEKAVEAENFEQAAQLRDEIKRLKGPLPAATVK, encoded by the coding sequence ATGCTGTGTCACATCTGCAAAGAGAAAACCGCGACGGTGCATTTAACCCAAATTACCGGGGATAAAATGCACAAGATTGACTTGTGCGAAGAGTGCGCCAAGGAAAAGGGCGTCAATGATCCCTCGGGGTTTTCACTGGCGGATTTGTTGTTGGGCTTGGGCGCGTCGCAAGAGTTGGAGCAGGCGGCGGGTGGCGCGACACTGAAGTGCCCCAAGTGCGGCTTCACGCAGGCGGATTTCAAGAAGAGCGGTCGCCTGGGGTGTCCGGAATGTTATCAGACGTTTGCGGAAGGCTTGGAAATGTTGATCAAGTCCACGCAAAAACGCACGCAGCACAAAGGGAAGGTGCCGGAACGGTTGCGCGCGCAACGCAATTTCGAACTGCAACTGGCCTCCTTGCAAAAGAAACTCGAAAAAGCGGTGGAAGCCGAAAACTTCGAGCAGGCCGCGCAGTTGCGTGATGAGATCAAGCGATTGAAAGGGCCGTTGCCCGCCGCCACCGTGAAATGA
- the ilvE gene encoding branched-chain-amino-acid transaminase, producing the protein MKVFIDGKYYDEHKATVSVFDHGLLYGDGIFEGIRAYNGRVFKLKEHIDRLFYSAKAILLDIPMSHAELMQATLAACRKNKVRDGYIRLVVTRGVGTLGLNPRKCKRPVVIIIAGKIQVYPPELYAKGMDIVTVPTTRNLHSALNPAIKSLNYLNNILAKIEANNAGVEEAVMLNAEGYVAEGTADNLFIVKAGALLTPPLAAGALYGITRKTVMDLAAAAGMQVGEPNLTRYDLFNADECFLTGSGAEIMPVVKIDGRVIGNGKPGRWTRKLVASYRNLTNSTGEPI; encoded by the coding sequence ATGAAAGTTTTTATTGATGGAAAATACTATGACGAACACAAGGCAACCGTATCGGTGTTCGATCACGGACTGCTTTATGGCGACGGAATTTTTGAGGGCATCCGGGCCTACAACGGACGCGTCTTCAAGTTGAAGGAGCACATTGACCGGCTGTTCTACTCGGCGAAGGCAATTCTGCTGGACATTCCGATGTCCCACGCGGAATTGATGCAGGCGACGCTGGCGGCCTGCCGCAAAAACAAAGTGCGCGATGGCTACATTCGGTTAGTGGTGACCCGGGGCGTCGGCACGCTGGGGTTGAATCCGCGAAAGTGCAAACGGCCAGTGGTGATCATCATCGCCGGAAAAATTCAGGTGTACCCACCGGAGTTGTACGCCAAGGGCATGGACATCGTCACGGTGCCAACCACGCGCAATCTGCACAGCGCGTTGAATCCCGCCATCAAGTCGCTGAATTACTTGAACAATATCCTCGCCAAGATCGAGGCGAATAACGCGGGCGTGGAAGAGGCGGTGATGTTGAATGCGGAGGGTTACGTCGCGGAAGGCACGGCGGACAACTTGTTCATCGTGAAGGCCGGCGCGTTATTGACGCCGCCGCTCGCGGCGGGCGCGTTGTACGGCATCACCCGCAAGACGGTGATGGATCTGGCCGCCGCGGCCGGCATGCAAGTGGGTGAACCCAATCTCACGCGGTACGATTTGTTTAATGCCGATGAATGTTTTCTGACCGGTTCCGGGGCGGAAATCATGCCCGTGGTCAAGATTGACGGACGGGTGATTGGAAACGGCAAACCGGGGCGCTGGACCCGGAAGTTGGTGGCCAGTTACCGCAACTTGACGAATTCCACCGGCGAGCCAATATAG
- the purE gene encoding 5-(carboxyamino)imidazole ribonucleotide mutase, translated as MSHPVVSILMGSDSDWPIMKASAEALKEFGLEAEAKVISAHRDPHGLEAYVQQAPARGLRVFICGAGGAAHLAGVTAAFTTLPVIGVPILGKSTEGLDALLSMVQMPPGVPVATVAINGARNAGVLAAQILAVADPRLQQELQQFKVRLMEASRAKNKNLTP; from the coding sequence ATGAGCCATCCTGTAGTAAGCATTTTAATGGGCAGCGATTCCGACTGGCCCATCATGAAAGCCTCCGCCGAAGCACTGAAAGAATTCGGATTGGAAGCGGAAGCCAAAGTCATCTCCGCCCATCGCGATCCGCATGGCTTGGAAGCATACGTCCAGCAAGCTCCGGCTCGCGGACTGCGCGTGTTCATCTGTGGCGCCGGCGGCGCGGCGCATCTCGCCGGAGTCACGGCCGCGTTCACCACCCTGCCCGTCATCGGCGTGCCGATTCTCGGTAAATCCACGGAGGGATTGGACGCCCTGCTCTCCATGGTCCAGATGCCGCCCGGAGTCCCCGTCGCCACCGTCGCCATCAACGGCGCGCGCAACGCTGGAGTCCTCGCCGCCCAAATCCTGGCCGTCGCGGATCCGCGGTTGCAGCAGGAATTACAACAATTCAAAGTGCGCTTGATGGAAGCCTCGCGCGCGAAAAATAAAAACCTCACCCCTTAA
- a CDS encoding carbonic anhydrase — translation MEKLLAGVRKFHIQEQRQYTQLFRRLSRDGQDPHTLFITCSDSRVIAELITQSQPGDLFVVKNIGNIVPPADVTGSTNSTAAAIEFAVALLNVQDVVVCGHSQCGAIAALLHGLPPETPEHSNLHEWLALAAPVHTALQTRYSPLQSQAERAVAATEENVLLALKNLRTYPCVQKRLHEGSLRLHGWIFQIATAAVHAYDPARDQFLPLTPEPASPPTDH, via the coding sequence ATGGAAAAACTCCTCGCCGGCGTCCGCAAATTTCACATTCAGGAACAGCGCCAATACACCCAGCTCTTCCGCCGACTTTCGCGCGACGGACAGGACCCGCACACGCTGTTCATCACCTGCTCGGATTCCCGCGTCATCGCCGAATTGATCACCCAAAGTCAACCGGGCGATCTCTTTGTGGTAAAAAACATTGGTAACATTGTGCCTCCGGCTGATGTCACCGGCAGCACCAACTCCACTGCCGCCGCCATTGAATTCGCCGTTGCTTTGCTGAACGTCCAGGACGTCGTCGTCTGCGGTCATTCCCAATGCGGCGCCATTGCCGCCCTGCTCCACGGGCTGCCGCCCGAAACTCCCGAACACTCGAACCTGCACGAATGGCTCGCGCTCGCCGCGCCAGTGCATACCGCGCTGCAAACCCGCTATTCACCCTTGCAAAGCCAGGCCGAACGCGCCGTCGCCGCCACTGAGGAAAACGTCTTGCTCGCGCTCAAAAATCTCCGCACGTATCCCTGCGTGCAAAAGCGTTTGCATGAAGGCTCCTTGCGCTTGCACGGTTGGATTTTCCAGATCGCCACCGCCGCGGTACACGCTTACGACCCGGCCCGGGACCAATTCCTGCCCCTGACACCTGAGCCAGCCTCTCCTCCAACCGATCATTGA